The window TGTTTTGGAATGCTGAAGTTCTGGTGTGTAATCGCCATATCCttcacgatcgcgtagtgttAGCCGCGATCGTATAGTGTGTTTGTTGACTTGCTATATTTTATTCTTCGTGTTTGCATGGTCAGTCCACGATCGCGTGCGTGTGAGTGACTTCCTCTTCACGTTCGTATTTGGCCATCCGCGTTCACGAAGTACCTTTTTGTGGGGCAGtgttcttttcttcttcgcgatcgcatggagccattcgcgaacgcgtagtgcatTTTTGGGGCAGTcattatttcttcttcgcgatcgcatgtatATTTTCGCGAATGTACATGCGATCGCGATGTGCAAATGCCTAGGCAAcagaatatatttttcaaatcgagggtttagccatttttatcatatcttgagttgtagacctcgaatTTGAGCGATATTTagtgagtttttcaagaaaattattggagtaagtgttcttcacccgaaatttattatattccatgattctatctttatttttatcttataattagtgttttgagttgagaaaaaatagaatttttttaagaaatctttcaaaatgtaaaatgatgatttgaaagaCGAATTGATATTAGAATTtggtaattcttatatggttggactcgttatcgaatgggtgtttgaattttataattttggtcgggttccgaggcatAGGCCCGGAGGATTGACTTTTGGATTGATTTTTAGTTCTCGTTAAaggtgggcataaaatccgaaaatccGAATTGAACCGAATTAATTCAGTATTTCAGTATCGGTTTTTCGGTATtaatttggtatgaaatttttGGTTGTTCGGTGCTTCGGTACAGATTTCGGTATTCAAGATTTAATTTTTCAGTATACCCAAATATTTCCTATAACTATAACTATAACCCAACCGGTCAACCCAAATTACCCAGCCCCATAATGCATAATCCAGGAACTATTAGTAATAAAAATAAGCCCAAGCCCAACTCAAATAAGACGTTATCACGCATCAACTAGGTTAGAGTTCACTTCTCAATCTCATTTCTCAGTTCTTCTCCCTCTTGTTTCTAACACCCTCCTCGACGAGACAACGACTGCAATTCCGTGCCTGTGACTGCTTCAAGTCTTCGACAATGCCTCTCAATCCTCGACGACTCCTCTCATAACTCCTCCCCTTGGCAAGAATTTAAGCTTTCAACACTCAACAAGTTCTCGTTCAACAATCTTCATCATTCCTCATACTGTAATGATAGGTGTTAAAGAAATTTATTTAGGAAGTAGAAACTTAATTTAACTCTTCAATTAGGAAGAGTAATTAATTTTCCAGTTGTTCGTTTATTCAATTTAATTTAACAAAGTTATTGCTAAGAGGCTGTAGTTTACCGGCAATTTTGGGTGCTTTGTTGTTTAATTTTTAGGGTCTGAAGTAGAATGAGTCCTTTTTGATTAAAATCAATGAATAAGAATTCATATTGTTGACATTGAGATTGTCTCCTTTATTCTCACTACAAAAATGAGAATTACTAGACCCATGTTGCCTAAGAACATACAAAAGCACACATAACATGGAATATGTACTTGAAAGATTATAATCTTCTTTAACAGATATGTTGGCATTCAGGTGAATCGGGCTATTAAGCTTGAATTCATTTCTTAACAACCTTGTGTttttcttaaataattttttgcatCAAACAGAAGTTATCAAATGTCAATCAACTAACTTCGTTTGATTTCATGACCAACTCACTACTTTTTTGTCTACAAAGACTTGGTACAATATCGAAATCGTACCGAACCAAccaaaaaaataccgaaccgtaccgaactattttggtacggtatttggtatacatAATTGATATATCGAAGTACCGAAATATCAAATGTTCACCCCTAGTTCtcgttaaagattgaagctttattatccggaattatttcctatgagttttatttatgatttgatgttattttggctagatttgagccgtccggaggttgtttctctcgagaaggtcattttagagtatcagtctagcttctttgaggtaagtatctgcCTAATTTTTTGGgaggggggaattaccccttaggattttagccatttgtgctaattgtgtcatgtgaaggccatatacgcgaggtgacgagtacgtgctcgaacttatttgtagaaatttgaccgtttaaggctcttaggttcttatattAATTAGATATGAAtttttttgtcatgttaaatccgtcatttactaaattcacccttatgtgtcttaattgaaattaattgttttatgttctacccttattgccgattaaacgcttatgtgccttaactgaaattgttacctcttttatcgtCATGCTATCAttttcgtaattgcttaaccttaattgaaattattattatctttccgtaattgcttaaccttaattgaaatcagtattatctcttccgtaagtGCTTAGCCTTAATGAaagtttgttatccctttcattattgacgtattcttatttggggtcattgattcatgctatctatCTTGTTGTCGAATTGTAATTTCGtgaaatcattgttacacattacctctcccttgttgaactattcttgttgagactattatttccctgttgtgtctttctttgtgagttcgttcttctgtttctttgtgttctgaatttcttgtgttgatttacttgcgaTATTCTCGTGTTGGTGTTATTGTTGCTATTGTATTCAGTTTTGTTGAGCTGAGGGCTATATATGGTAGTGATATTGAAACtattttgaggaaatattgtggcatatgtgcACATATTGTGAGAGTCATTTTGTTgaattgttatgttttggcacacatgttattgttgaaaggattgttattgtgtttgcatgaggtttctgcagtgcaattgttattgtgtttgcacgaaGTTTATGTCGTacagttgttattgtgttgcacgaggttgcTGTCAcgctgttgttattattgaaacacatacggtgagataaagtgggcttcaaatgcgtggctagtagtaGAGGACATGAGATCAACTTCAGGATGAGGAAAGATCGCTGAGAAAGCATCTTGGTGAAGATAAAAGAGTTCGACACCTGAAAACTCCGAAACAAAGGTTGAGAATCTAGTATCAATAGACATTAAAGAAGGGATGGTTCCTGCATATGATGTTAATAAGTTGTGTTGCTTGATGAGCaacaccatcaaagtacatcttccatggtGGAAGAATTTCAACCACAAGCACATCTTCATCAAGTCGTCAAACGGGATGGTACTGACTTTCATACAGGTGTTGCATGGCTGTCGTTAGCTCGTATCATGAGATGTTTGGTCAATTCCTATAACGAACCTGCCAGCGCTCGTGAAAACCCGGGTCGATCGGTCCTTCATTCATCTAACCGGAGTTATAGATAACGAGACCACCTTCACAATCTTATCCCTTCAGTCCCTACGTTGGAATAAGGTAAGGCGGCGATTCCTTCTTGAATATTGATAGCGGGACTTCTTCTGATAATGGTAATACCGGATCTTCCTTGGGTAATTCAAAGGTCAGCTCAAGCAGTACGCCTCCTTTTTCTCGTTCTTTAAACACAAATAGTATATTCAGTTGAATCTTCATATTCTAATAATAAGATCGAATCAATTCATATTCGAAAAGATAATTTTTCAATCTTTTGTACTGGGTAATCTAGGATCCTTATGCATAAAGATAATCAATTCGGTCGGATTAGCATCTCGAGGTCCTTTGATGGGCATAAAGAAATCGTCTTGGTAGGAACCACCAAACCAATAGAACAAGGGTTAGCTCCGCAGCAGCTCTACAAGCTTTCGTTCTTCTTATTCTAGTATCCGGAACCGGAACAAGCTCTTCTTTAGCAGCCTCACTTTGTTAGCTTCTTATTAGCAGTACTAGTTTGTAGTCTTTATTGACCTGGAACACAAGCTTTACCAGCCAAGCCAACCCGATCTGACCTTTGAAACTCTCTTCTCATACTCTTCGTTCGTCGTTCCAGGCGTACTCCAGTTAGCTCTTCTCTTACAGAACCCGCCCGACTCGGTGAGAGTTGTTCTCCTGGCACGTGAGTCGTTCGTGCGGCTATGAGTTATAGTgcgggcacaagatgccaagtgattagggttcatgaattggaacccacgagctgtgattatgaggtttggtacctcgtggaaatgcttgaCATATCTGATGTGAAAGCGGTTGTCcttattgagttattattggtTTTCCTTAATTTGATATCACCAGACTTAGAttgtgttcagcttactctacagcACTATTACCTGACTGCTTTCTGTTAAATATTGTTattactagtgtatcattgcaagcattattttgtattccttatcctacttagctttatattaatattgttactctgttagttcaccttcatacttgttcaggttgtttagtccggtaggtgtcttgagtgtccctcgtcactactccactgaggttagtcttgatacttactaggtaccgttgtggtgtactcatactatgctctacacatttttgtgtagatccaggtgcaacagttattgttgattattagctagttGGTCGAGCattgctatggagactcaaggtaaacctgtcgtcgcATTCGCAtgtctcggagtcaccttctgatattgtacttgaaCTGTTTAATTTtatctggacagttgtatttaggaaTTTTTCTAGCAAATTTAGtagagctcatgacttgtactaccgattttggaaattgtaagttgtgtataaagttttctatttcatatttatcattGATGggttgaattcttctattaatttagtaggtgttaggcttacctagtcttaaagattatgtgccgtcacgatatcctacggagggaaattagggtcgtgacaataactAATCCTGGGATTAGTTATACCACGATTTTATCCCAACCAAATATgagataaactcatctcaaatttaatctaCAGATTAATTATCCattatccctcgtaccaaacgagcccttaGAGATtgtcgctctctctctctctctacctTCAACTAATGTTCATAATAAGTATACTATATAAAACTTAATTTTGGATTTAACTTATGATTGTGTAATTATTTAAATTATCAGTGCAATTTTTCTCGGAAGAGGAGTCTTGTAGTAAcgttaaaattatttttgtatgaTTTATAGGTCATGAATTCGAGTCGTGAAATCAACCACTAATGCTTGTATTATGATAGGTTGtttacatcacaccccttgggatGCAACCCTTCCTTAGACCTTGTACATTgagttgcttctttttttttagtATAATTTTTCGTGATAGATTTCGATTTTTCAGGTAATTAATTCAATTCTTAGATAACACGATAATATAATAACTGTACTCTATAAATGTATAGAAGTTTAGGATTTCACACAATTCATTAAAGTTATTTAACACACATTCTCAATTGGAATATATTCGTACTTAAAAGTTGAAAGTGGCTAAAGTGTGTAGCACCCGTGTGCCAAAACTCCATCTGTTTCACGAGAACTAGATATAAAATTTCTGTCTCCATTTACCCACActgaaaacaacaaaaaaaacatactattatttttttattaattaatcaTATCCTACACTTTGGCAACTCATTAATTCAACCACGTGCTATAAAACCCCTAgtctttttctatatatatagaaTAATGCAGACCCCACCAATAAGAATTTTGGTAGAATGATAAAGTTAGATTTATGAGTTACTATATTGATTTTAACAATAATTGGGTTTGTTGTTAAATAATTACAGATATTTAGTagatattttaatataaaaatagCGTCCGAGTAAAAATTACTGAGTTTTCGTAAATCTGTATATCATACTCAGGATCTGCCACTGTTGCTAAATACTCTTTTATAGGTTTTGGTTTAGAAGATCCAGATATAAAATTGTCTTGTTAGGAAATATTTTATCCCTGATGTGACATTTAATTTAATCCAACtccaatataaataattttaaaaaaagaattaaatagacccacaaaaataagaaaaagagcAGATCGAACACTTGCAGTTTTTCTTTTCTTAGCCAACTTAATTCCGGGTGCGCGTCAATATCGTAGCCACGtgctctcttcttcttcttcttctcactcTTCATATTATATCCAAATCTATAAATAGCACTGTAAAACTTTCAGCAAATTCTAAAAACTCCACAACCAACAAGTCAACAACAAACACTCTTAAGCCATAGCAGTTCGCTCACAACACAAAGTTTGACTCTTATTGACTATTATAACAGTCGCGACTATTTCAAGAAAACCAGAGATGACTAATATTAACTCAGTTTCGTGCTCGTTAGACTCCATTCCAGCAAATCTAGAGAGAGATTACTCGCAagaaacatcatcatcatcgtccgaACGATTATCATCATCTCTCGACGAAGGAATTATACTATTAGCTTCGAGTCGACCCAAGAAACGTGCAGGGAGAAAGAAGTTCAAGGAAACTCGCCACCCGATTTATAGGGGAGTGAGGAGGAGGAATAATAACAAGTGGGTTTGCGAGCTACGGGAACCTAGTAAACAAAAAAGAATATGGCTAGGAACTTATCCTACTCCAGAAATGGCAGCTCGAGCTCATGATATAGCTGCATTAGCACTTAGAGGTAATTCCGCTACTCTAAACTTCGCTGACTCCCTTTGGAGGTTGCCAGTGATAGTATCAAAGGATCCTAAGGACTTACGCCAGGCTGCTGTAAAAGCAGCCGAGGCGTTTCGTCAGGATCCTGAGTTGGTTGGAGTCGACTATATGAACGAGGAAGTTAATTCAAATGACGAAGTAAAGTGCCAAGAGAATGTTGTTAATGGAGGTGGGTATGATATGGAGGTTAAGGAATTGAAAATGCAGAATAAGGAGATGGAAAACGTTTTGTGTTGTGATTGGGGAGAAAATAGTGATATGTTGGAGATAGAGGGATCGTGGCAAGAAAAGATGGGGCTTTTGTTTTCTCCAACTCCTCGTTTAGGTAATTGTTTTAGTTGGGATGATGTTGAAAGTGACGTTGAAGTGTCTTTGTGGAATTATAGTATTTGACTGATATTGCAGTCAAGACGGATATAGAATTTATACCATAACCCATATTTAATTTTTTGTATTCATAATATATTGCTTATATGTATATAGAGTTTGAGTCAAATTTATTGAATTGAAATGAAGTTCATATAttattgtatacgggtaaaacagAGGCCGCTGCATGACTCGACTTCCCGGCGAGCCAAGCGGAGCAGGAACGTGACAGTAATGAATCGGAATCAGAACGAAGAACTCCTCGAATCAGGGCTCAGGCAAACACCTACCCTCGGGGATATCGGGGCCATATCCTCGAGGTCCGATTTAAGGGTTGAGACCTCGGAGTGCATTATCCAACagttgcacacgactaacaaagggtcGTGATATCCGTACCTAACCGAATATCGCGGTGTGAATCTCGACTCGTATCGGCGAAAAATCAGTGATCGTCAAAAcgaattttttttatcttttttagaaTTATACTTTGGGTAAAACTCCCCAACTATTTAAAGGAAAAAAGCTTATTATTCATATGGCACATTGCATCACACATATCAAGACAATATACTTTTATTTTCTCTCTTAtccaaagttcttacttttgttcattaGTTCTTCATTAGTGCgagcccgggatcgaaggcaggcatttCATTAAGTTGTTACTGAGTCCGGGGTCACTCCCCTTAATTGGGTTGACAATTTATTATGTCCTTTATCTGGTTAATCTAACGctatttatcatttgtattgaattcatccgcatatccttaaaaatcacatataaattcaattgttatctgtttttagggtaaacaattatATACTAGAGCAGCTTGCTCCTAGCTAGCGGCATTTTACAAAAGAAAacgaaaggaaaaaagaaaaacaatagtCGTTGGAGAAAGGGAAAAACAATCGGCTTTGGTGTACATGCTAGGATTTGAGTTTCCTTGCGTAAAACTAAACGACTACATATATGGGTTTACTAAATTCATAAATCAAAAGTAACCAAACATAGCAGAGTTTTATAAGTTTATGTAAAtgttttttatattatttgtgtAATTCAATCGATTATAATAAGATAAATAATAGTATATTTCATATTATCATGCCGCACTTAGTATATAACTCTGCATGTGTGAGCTCGCTCACACTGTCGGTTCCAAGTTATGATAAATGAGAATGGTTGTGGTAGACATGCAACTagtgacaacaacaacaacaacatactcagtatGATCCCACACAATGGGGTCTAAGACTGACAACCAGTGTAAAATCACCAATCCATGATGAATCTTTGGAATCAAAGTTGACTTAGATAAAAACAAGGCACGATGGAAGAGAAAAAGCCATATAAGTACTAACCGAGAATTAGTTTTAGACTTAATAGAGAACTTCTattaatgatatatatatatatatatatatatatatatatatatatattatttacacttttcttttattttggtaACGATGATAACATGAATTGAGCTAAATGAAAAGAATAAAGATTCATATCGTCGACCTCAACTTGCTAATACTGAGGCGTACATTGTTGGTGTTGTATTGTCCAGGAGCAGAGCTAGAGTGTCGGGAGCGAGTTCGGCCGAATTCAGTAGCTTTGGCTCGAAccttgtatttgtcttaaaaaatctattgaatatatataaataattaatttagaatccaataaattaaaataattgaaatcctgaacccataaatttaaaatattgGTTCTGCCTCTCATATTATCGTATGttaacttaacctaaaaatgaaaCTAATATTATCGACATATATGTCACTAGGAACACTCCATACGTACTTGAAAGTGGCAAAAGTGTGTAAATTCCGCGGGTCAAATCCTAGAAAAACTGTCTCTTTCCTATTGACCCAAACTGTTATGGACAAGAAACAACATACTCCATTTTAGTAGAGTAAGTATTATAAGCTCCCCTAAACTATCATTTTTTTGGGTCATTTTTCTACCTAAATTGTCgtctccccccctccccctctcCCCCCCAAAACTCCTTGAATTATATCCTCATTCGTATTAAAACTCCTTCGCTGCTTATATGGCATAGTGTATGTAACAACTCGTGAAAGCTAGAAAAAATCATCAAAATGACTTACTTGAGAATGTCTAACTACTAATTAGCCCTTATTTTTTctaaatatttttactttttaatttttttttctcattttcttttatttcacttTTCTTCTTAATTCTTTTGCCTTTCTTCTCCATTTTTCACCTTTCTCTTCTATTTCTCCATCTGGTTTAATCTAAAATTCTCCCTCTCTTGTTATTGAATTTCTCTTCAAGCTTCTGAAAAATATTTGCAGAAGAACAAGATATATGAGAACAATGGAGTTTTCAAAATGCAATGGACATAACCCATATAAAAattctattatatttttaaaaagtacACTCGTCTATTTCCTTCGTGCAACTCTCTCTCCTGTCCTCAGGTGAAAAGGAGAGGATGAAGTTAGTGACTGTAATTTGTTTCGATAGGATGTGGAAGACTTGGAACTAACATGGAATACCAGCAATAAGAGAGATCAAATGGCAAACAATAGTGGCCCGATTTTATACTAAACAACCCAAAATGAATACTTTGTATAAAGAAGATAATCACTGTCTTAGCGGAAATAATCCAATACCCCAAATCGAGTGTTATTAGAAAAAAATGAAAGTCAAAATGAAGCTTAATGGAGAAAATTGCTAGTGAGAGAAAGAGATGCCATTATCGAAAGATTGGAGGGGGGGTAGTACTAGATATTTTTTGCCCTATACCTCTTATATGTTTTAAACGGGTGAATAATTTTTACCCATTTAATAGATTGGGATTAATATTTAAAATAcgtaattaaattatattttattaggCTAATTAATATCCATGTGGAGTGTCACATGGCACATTTCTTACAAATTACCATTTAAAATGAGAGGGAGGTGTTTTAATATGAAGGAGGATATAGTTCATAGTTTagacaaaaaaattaaaaaaataataatagtttAGGCGAGTTTTACGgtatttactctttttagtatTATCTCCTAAACTTTGCCAACTTCCCAACTCACTACTTCAACCACGTAGTAGGAAACACCCCCATATTTTTATCCATTTTTCTACTCAAAAACAATTGTTTTGTTATTTCTATAGAAGCTACATACCccaagaaatagaagaagaatgTCACGATCCAATATTTTCTCCgggtgacgtcgtgacggcacctagtcgctacaactaggtaagcctaatattttacgaaatattaaaataaaaatataaatttaaccaattattcaaaaatacacaacaaatcccaaaacccggaacatcgtgaatcacaaactacagaaggaaaaatctagtgtctctatacatcagaatctagcACGGAAgaatacaaaagataatggacatgagaaagagtagaaggggactccgaggtctgcgaacgcggcagatataccttgaagtctccaaagcggtcttggctcactgatagtgcggctgataaggtacacctggatctgcatacgaaaaatatgtgcagagagtagcatgagtacaccacaatcggtacccaataagtgtcaagcctaacctcggtcgagtagtgacgaggtcatgtcaAGGCCCtgctggtaaatatataataaaataatatagagtgtaataccgcaataaaataaaggctgaaatttaacaacaatgaaatcataaaaggtaacagcttagtacacagaaacacaacaggggatctttcgagataccgtctcgtagtcccaaacgtaaatgtgcagggggatctcccagaataccgttccgtagtcccaaagtaaatgtgtagggggatctcccagaataccattccgtagttccaaagtaaatgtgcagtacagggggatcttccggaataccgttctgtagtcccaaagtaaatatgcagtacacggggatctcccggaataccgttccgtagtcccaaagtaaatatacagcgcgaatgatagaaatacaactacatcacgaaattcttacagtttagactaagtacgAGTCAGGGAATAAGTAGAAAATttactaagcatgctgcacataaacaattaagacacgtagacatgttgtattagactaaacatgatagctacacatattaaaataactcaattaagaatgaaaatagtttagtactcattaaaatggtataactcaaaataacaggaaaatatgttgctgctcggtaagaaaatcaggttttaccacaactaacccgtgtacgtactcgttacctcacgtaTACGACGCTCACAtaacacaatagttccaaatcttaagggaattttccccacacaaagttatgcaagccacttacctcgaaccaagctcaatcaatcggtcacaatgcccttcccacgaatatctggctccgaatggaccaaatctagccaaaaccaattacatatcataaatacaacaataatagactcatctaattaatgaaatcgacactttaacaaaaatctctaaattaactcaaaaattatccgtggggcccacatctcgaaatcgaataaaagttacaaaatagaaACGTCCATtctaccacgagtctaaccataccaaaattactaaattctgataCTAAATTGTCCTCCAAattcacaaatcaaacttccaaatccctagcctccaacttccaattttcatcttaaatacacactaactaggtggaaaaaatacatggcaaagcaagattattaatcaaaaataagcacaagggacgtacctcaagaaatgcctcgaaaatgctc is drawn from Nicotiana tomentosiformis chromosome 12, ASM39032v3, whole genome shotgun sequence and contains these coding sequences:
- the LOC104111241 gene encoding dehydration-responsive element-binding protein 1E-like gives rise to the protein MTNINSVSCSLDSIPANLERDYSQETSSSSSERLSSSLDEGIILLASSRPKKRAGRKKFKETRHPIYRGVRRRNNNKWVCELREPSKQKRIWLGTYPTPEMAARAHDIAALALRGNSATLNFADSLWRLPVIVSKDPKDLRQAAVKAAEAFRQDPELVGVDYMNEEVNSNDEVKCQENVVNGGGYDMEVKELKMQNKEMENVLCCDWGENSDMLEIEGSWQEKMGLLFSPTPRLGNCFSWDDVESDVEVSLWNYSI